A stretch of Roseibium porphyridii DNA encodes these proteins:
- the surE gene encoding 5'/3'-nucleotidase SurE, whose product MRILITNDDGILSEGLTSLERIARSLSDDVWVIAPETDQSGVAHSLTLNDPLRLRQLDDRRFALKGTPTDCVIMGVRQVLPEAPDLVLSGINRGQNLAEDVTYSGTVAGAMEAAILGIRSIAVSQAYDWGFASQISYAPAEAHAPALFRKLIDFDLPPYSLLNVNFPSCDAEAVKGVKVTVQGHHEQSGLSIDARTDTRGAPYYWLRFQDRGNSVLDNSDLQAIADGYVSVSPLRIDLTAHDLVSRLAGALQ is encoded by the coding sequence ATGCGGATTTTGATCACCAACGATGACGGCATTCTGTCGGAAGGCCTGACGTCGCTTGAACGGATTGCCAGGTCCTTGTCCGACGATGTCTGGGTGATCGCGCCGGAAACAGATCAAAGCGGCGTTGCCCATTCGCTTACGCTCAATGATCCGCTGCGGCTTCGCCAACTTGATGATCGTCGCTTTGCGCTCAAAGGAACGCCGACTGATTGTGTGATAATGGGCGTTCGTCAGGTTCTGCCGGAAGCACCGGACCTTGTGCTTTCCGGTATCAACAGGGGGCAGAACCTTGCCGAGGACGTGACCTACTCAGGAACTGTTGCAGGCGCAATGGAAGCTGCCATCTTGGGCATTCGCTCAATTGCCGTTTCACAGGCTTATGATTGGGGCTTTGCTTCCCAAATTTCTTATGCACCGGCGGAAGCCCATGCGCCGGCTTTGTTCAGAAAGCTGATCGATTTTGATCTACCGCCATATTCGCTCCTCAACGTCAATTTTCCGTCTTGCGACGCGGAAGCGGTCAAGGGTGTGAAGGTGACCGTACAAGGACATCATGAACAGAGCGGGCTTTCGATAGATGCGCGTACAGATACACGCGGTGCGCCATACTACTGGTTACGGTTTCAGGACAGGGGCAACTCGGTTCTTGATAATTCAGACCTGCAGGCAATTGCAGATGGATATGTTTCCGTTTCACCGTTACGCATAGATCTGACAGCCCACGACTTGGTGAGTCGCCTGGCTGGAGCACTTCAATAA
- the tatB gene encoding Sec-independent protein translocase protein TatB, protein MFDIGWTELLVIASVAIIVVGPKDLPRMLRTLGQTMGKMRRMSREFQSTFNEALREAEQQADIADMKKQVEDAANFNPLGDLKKSIEEDVAQATGKSKAEVPAKKPESEMPKAEVKTPAAPAEVTSDSPAAEATAQSDSKPATEDVKA, encoded by the coding sequence ATGTTCGATATCGGCTGGACCGAACTCTTGGTGATTGCCAGCGTGGCAATCATCGTTGTGGGGCCAAAAGACCTGCCGCGCATGCTGCGCACGCTCGGGCAGACGATGGGCAAAATGCGTCGTATGTCACGCGAATTTCAGTCCACGTTCAATGAAGCGCTGCGAGAGGCTGAGCAACAGGCCGATATAGCGGACATGAAGAAACAGGTCGAAGACGCTGCCAACTTCAACCCGTTGGGCGACCTGAAGAAATCCATCGAAGAAGATGTTGCCCAGGCAACTGGCAAGTCCAAGGCGGAAGTGCCCGCGAAAAAGCCTGAGAGCGAAATGCCGAAGGCCGAAGTGAAAACACCGGCCGCACCTGCAGAGGTAACCAGCGATTCGCCGGCGGCCGAAGCGACCGCGCAGTCGGACAGCAAGCCCGCGACGGAAGATGTGAAGGCATGA
- the serS gene encoding serine--tRNA ligase, producing MFDIKWIRENADAFDKALAKRGYEASSAKLIALDDSRRSHITKLQEAQERRNAASKEIGKAKGSGDEARAQELIDEVAQIKAFIQSGEEEERTLVGNLEAAMAVIPNLPYEDVPVGSDENENVLLKTHGERPTFTFNEAPKEHYELGEALGDMDFARAAKLSGSRFVVLKGQIARLERALGQFMIDLHTQENGYMEVSPPLLVNADPLYGTGQLPKFEEDLFKSTTDHYLIPTAEVPLTNLVAGEILSDEQLPLRVTALTYCFRSEAGSAGRDTRGMLRQHQFLKCELVSVTRPEESLDELDRMLGCAELILQKLGLHYRVMTLCTGDMGFGARKTYDIEVWLPGQDAYREISSCSVCGDFQARRMNARYRPTDSKQPLHVHTLNGSGIAVGRALIAVLENYQNGDGSITVPEVLRPYMGGLEKLG from the coding sequence ATGTTTGATATCAAGTGGATCAGGGAAAACGCAGACGCATTCGACAAGGCTTTGGCAAAACGGGGTTACGAGGCCTCCTCCGCCAAGCTGATCGCGCTGGATGATTCCCGCCGTTCCCATATCACGAAGCTTCAGGAAGCCCAGGAACGACGCAACGCCGCGTCGAAGGAGATCGGTAAGGCCAAAGGCTCTGGTGATGAAGCCAGGGCCCAAGAGCTGATCGACGAAGTCGCGCAGATCAAAGCGTTCATTCAGTCTGGTGAAGAAGAAGAGCGGACACTTGTCGGCAATCTGGAAGCTGCCATGGCGGTTATTCCGAATCTGCCGTATGAAGATGTGCCTGTTGGTTCAGACGAGAACGAAAACGTTCTTCTGAAAACCCATGGTGAGCGCCCGACCTTTACCTTCAACGAAGCGCCGAAAGAGCATTACGAACTTGGCGAGGCGCTCGGCGATATGGATTTCGCGAGGGCTGCGAAACTCTCTGGCTCTCGCTTTGTGGTGTTAAAGGGACAGATTGCGCGGCTGGAGCGGGCTCTCGGTCAATTCATGATCGATCTGCACACACAAGAAAACGGCTACATGGAAGTGTCCCCGCCGCTCCTCGTCAATGCAGACCCTCTCTATGGAACCGGCCAGCTTCCGAAGTTTGAAGAAGATCTCTTCAAGTCGACCACGGATCACTATCTGATCCCGACAGCAGAGGTGCCGCTTACGAACCTTGTTGCGGGTGAGATCCTGAGCGATGAACAGCTGCCTTTACGTGTTACCGCGCTCACCTATTGCTTCCGCTCGGAAGCCGGTTCGGCAGGACGCGATACAAGAGGCATGCTCAGGCAGCACCAGTTCCTGAAATGTGAACTGGTATCTGTCACCCGGCCTGAAGAGTCTCTGGATGAGCTGGACAGGATGCTTGGCTGTGCAGAACTGATTTTGCAAAAACTCGGTCTGCACTACCGCGTCATGACCTTGTGTACGGGAGACATGGGCTTCGGTGCCCGGAAAACCTACGATATCGAGGTTTGGCTTCCGGGCCAGGATGCCTATCGTGAAATCTCTTCCTGTTCGGTCTGTGGGGACTTTCAGGCGCGCCGTATGAACGCAAGGTATCGCCCAACCGATTCCAAACAGCCTCTTCATGTCCATACACTGAACGGGTCTGGAATTGCTGTCGGGCGCGCGCTGATTGCGGTGCTTGAAAACTACCAGAACGGCGACGGTTCCATCACGGTTCCTGAAGTGTTGCGTCCTTATATGGGAGGCCTTGAGAAGCTCGGCTAA
- the tatC gene encoding twin-arginine translocase subunit TatC → MSQEDIDSSKAPLIEHLIELRQRLMWSIAAILVMFVVCFYFATDIYNILTIPYIRAAGEGHPVEMIFTAPQEWFFTQLKLALFGALFLAFPVVASQIYMFVAPGLYKNERGAFLPFLIATPILFLIGACLVYFLIMPMAMGFFLSQEQLAREGQVAIQHLAKVSEYLGLIMILIFAFGLVFQLPVVLTLLGRAGLVSSASLKTKRKYAIVGAFAAAAILTPPDPISQIGLALPTLLLYEVSILSVRLVEKQRAQREAEREAETA, encoded by the coding sequence ATGAGCCAGGAAGATATCGACTCCTCAAAAGCGCCCCTGATCGAGCATCTTATCGAACTGCGTCAACGCCTGATGTGGTCGATCGCCGCCATTCTCGTGATGTTTGTCGTTTGCTTTTATTTTGCGACAGACATCTACAACATCCTCACCATTCCATATATCCGGGCTGCTGGTGAAGGGCATCCGGTGGAGATGATTTTCACCGCGCCTCAGGAATGGTTCTTCACGCAATTGAAGCTGGCGCTTTTCGGCGCCTTGTTTCTGGCATTTCCCGTTGTTGCCAGTCAGATCTACATGTTTGTGGCGCCAGGCCTTTACAAGAACGAACGCGGCGCGTTTCTGCCGTTCCTGATCGCGACACCAATTCTGTTTCTGATCGGTGCCTGTTTGGTCTATTTCCTCATCATGCCGATGGCGATGGGCTTTTTCCTCTCCCAAGAGCAACTGGCACGAGAGGGACAGGTTGCCATTCAGCACCTTGCCAAGGTCAGTGAGTATCTTGGTCTGATCATGATCTTGATCTTTGCGTTTGGCCTTGTCTTTCAGTTGCCGGTGGTTCTGACGCTGCTTGGCAGGGCGGGGCTGGTGTCTTCTGCTTCGCTGAAGACGAAGCGCAAATACGCGATAGTTGGTGCGTTCGCCGCCGCGGCAATTTTGACGCCTCCAGACCCGATCTCGCAGATCGGTCTTGCGCTGCCAACGTTGCTTCTCTACGAAGTCTCCATTCTGTCAGTCAGGCTTGTGGAGAAACAGCGCGCTCAGCGTGAGGCGGAACGAGAAGCGGAAACCGCCTAA